A segment of the Vibrio aquimaris genome:
GCTGGATTCTTTGCTACTTGCCATTGTTGAAACAACAAGAAAGAAACCAGTGCTAGCGCGATTAACAGGATATTACGTTGAGAATCCATCGTTATTTATCTCTGTCTTGTTTCTGGACTGGTGGTACTGGGTCAAAACCACCCGCATTCAAAGGGTGGCATTTTAATAGACGTTTGCTCGATAACCAACAACCTTTTACAAATCCATAAGATTTAAGTGCTTCAATAGCATAACTTGAGCAGGTTGGAGTGAAACGACAACGCGGTCCTATCAGTGGACTGATTAGGCCTTGGTAAAGACGGACTAACCCGATAGCTACCCACGCGAAGGGCGAGACAGACGTTGCCATAATTTATCAAACAACTTAAAAATTTCATCATTGCTGAGATACTGAGCACTTTTTTTAGCAATCACAACAAAATCCTTATTAGGAAGATGATGTTGTTTATTGCGAAAACTTTCACGAGCTAGGCGCTTAAAGCGATTACGAGCAGGTGCTGTTTTAATTTGCTTTTTTGGAACAGCTA
Coding sequences within it:
- the yidD gene encoding membrane protein insertion efficiency factor YidD; translation: MATSVSPFAWVAIGLVRLYQGLISPLIGPRCRFTPTCSSYAIEALKSYGFVKGCWLSSKRLLKCHPLNAGGFDPVPPVQKQDRDK
- the rnpA gene encoding ribonuclease P protein component; amino-acid sequence: MLTPEHYKNVFQQAHRAGSPHFTIIARNNSLSHPRLGLAVPKKQIKTAPARNRFKRLARESFRNKQHHLPNKDFVVIAKKSAQYLSNDEIFKLFDKLWQRLSRPSRG